CAGACTCGTGCGCTCCCGCCGTCGTTCAATTCAACTAACCCGATAGTCACACGTACACGACTTAATCCCCTCGCTCGCCGAGGAGGTGTCGGATCGCGTCGTCGTAACTGTGCTTTTCCTCGCGGGCTTTGACCATTCGGAGCTCTCTCCGAACGTCGCGAGATACCGGGATTCTGGTATCGCTTGCCGGCATGGATAGACGTAACAGCCGGTACACTAAAGGCGTTTCGCAAATTAAGACGTCTCACCTAAAGCATGACTCTTGAGGATAGACCGAGGGGGATCCTGTCGCCCGCCGACCGGAGATACCTCAGACACCCGGACGAGTATAGCGATCAGGCGGCGTATGAACGCCGGGGCGCGATCGTTACCCGCGTTCATGAAGCCTTACACGACTTCCCGACTCTTGTCTCGAAACTCGAGGAGGGGCGCCGTCGCGAAGCCTTCGAGGACCGAGATTTAGAACATAAAGACCACACTCTAAACGTCCTGCCGTCGGTGTTCGCGTTCCTATATCTCGGGATCACCGACACGGTCGAACCGCCCGAACGCGCGAAGGACGCTTTCGCCGGGATGATCGCGGACGGCGTCCAAGAGGCTTACCGAACGCGGGGCGAGCCCGTCGCGTCCGTATCGGTGTCGATCGAGATAACCCCGATTGATAGCTCAAAACCCGTCGAAGATATGACCCTCGCCGAGATTCAAGACCACGCCAAAGCGGGGAACATGGACCGTCAAGTCCTTCTCCAGCGGTTAACCGAGGTGTTCGAGGAACACGACGATACCGACGGGTCACTTTCGGCCGAACATTACGATATAGACGGGAGCCGGGGGGTATGGTTCGTCGATATGCTAACCCCCGAGACAGACGAAGATACCGAGGAGTGACGAGTTAGGAGGTCCGATCGACCCACCGGCAAAAGTCGTGAAAGTCGTCGGCTCCCGCTTGCGTCGCTATATCCTGGAGCGTCCCGATCGGGATCGGGTCGGCCTTCGGAACCGTCACCGTCCGAACCTCGCCCGTCTCACTATTCTCATACCGAAGCGTCGTATGGCTCCCTTTGCCCCCGACAGGGACGAACCCGTGTTTCGTGAGGGTCTTAATCACGTCGCGGGAGGAAAACGTCGTCCGAACCACGCTATTCGAGCCACGGCGGTTTCCCGCTTTCCCCGATCTCGACGTCAATCCCCTGCTCCTCGAGGTATGCCTCGGGGTCGTCGATCGCCTCGCCGTGTCC
The window above is part of the Natronomonas salsuginis genome. Proteins encoded here:
- a CDS encoding type II toxin-antitoxin system HicA family toxin; translated protein: MIKTLTKHGFVPVGGKGSHTTLRYENSETGEVRTVTVPKADPIPIGTLQDIATQAGADDFHDFCRWVDRTS